The following are encoded together in the Hoplias malabaricus isolate fHopMal1 chromosome 3, fHopMal1.hap1, whole genome shotgun sequence genome:
- the slc19a2 gene encoding thiamine transporter 1 → MSEPWIYPTVLLCIYGFFCNLRPSEPFLTAFLMGPDKNLTETQVVNEIYPLWTYSYLVLLFPVFLATDYLCYKPVLILQGVSFIVTYAMMVKAQGVLAMQLLEFFFGIATATEIAYYSYIYSVVQPANYQRVTGFCRSITLLGSAVGSLTGQILVSVAEVPLLYLTIITLASSCLAFVAPWFLPMPSRSLFFHQGESGPEGREEAEEPVKGCKLREKLEESECKVPLNVEEDAIILKKKHGSSRGGLSEVLKILWEDFVQCYSCRTLLAWSIWWALSTCGYFQVVNYAQVLWENVLPSAHFEIYNGYVETVSTLLGALAAFGVGFVKVSWAVWGELALCVFSVVIAVAVFLMDTVKNIWVCYASYVVFRAIYMLLITIATYQIAANLNMRRYALVFGVNTFVALLMQSLLTVIVVDSAGLGLDIFPQFLIYGSYFATIALIFLIAGVYKFVTRSRTEGTEVPTQSVDSETDSAGDDHPSPKENNNISKA, encoded by the exons GTCGTAAATGAGATCTACCCACTATGGACATACTCGTACCTCGTTCTGTTGTTTCCTGTTTTCCTGGCGACAGACTACCTCTGCTACAAGCCTGTGCTCATTTTGCAAGGCGTTAGTTTCATCGTGACTTATGCAATGATGGTGAAAGCGCAAGGGGTCCTTGCTATGCAGCTCCTGGAGTTCTTCTTTGGTATTGCCACAGCCACTGAGATCGCTTACTACTCCTACATTTACAGTGTAGTGCAGCCAGCGAATTATCAGAGAGTGACTGGCTTCTGCCGCAGTATCACTCTGCTGGGCTCGGCTGTGGGCTCCCTCACTGGACAGATCCTGGTCTCTGTGGCCGAGGTCCCTTTACTTTACCTCACCATCATCACCCTGGCCTCCTCCTGCTTGGCTTTTGTGGCACCATGGTTTCTACCTATGCCTAGCAGGAGCTTGTTCTTCCACCAAGGAGAGAGTGGTCCTGAGGGCAGAGAAGAAGCTGAGGAGCCTGTAAAAGGATGCAAGCTTAGGGAGAAACTGGAGGAATCTGAGTGCAAAGTGCCACTCAAtgtagaggaagatgcaatT attttaaaaaagaaacatggcAGCAGCAGGGGAGGCTTGAGTGAAGTCTTGAAAATACTTTGGGAAGATTTCGTGCAGTGTTACTCCTGCCGTACTCTCCTTGCCTGGTCTATTTGGTGGGCTCTGTCCACCTGTGGCTATTTCCAGGTGGTCAATTACGCGCAGGTGTTGTGGGAGAACGTCCTACCCTCAGCACATTTTGAGATCTACAATGGTTACGTTGAGACCGTATCTACGTTGCTTG GTGCACTGGCAGCCTTCGGGGTGGGCTTTGTGAAGGTGTCCTGGGCAGTGTGGGGAGAGTTGgctctctgtgttttctctgtggtgATCGCTGTAGCCGTCTTCCTCATGGACACAGTCAAGAATATCTGGGTGTGCTACGCATCCTATGTGGTCTTCAGGGCAATCTATATGTTGCTCATCACCATAGCAAC ATACCAGATTGCTGCCAATCTAAATATGAGGAGGTATGCCTTAGTGTTTGGAGTGAACACTTTTGTTGCACTATTAATGCAAAGTCTGCTTACTGTGATAGTGGTTGACTCTGCTGGCTTGGGCCTTGACATATTTCCACAG TTTCTGATCTATGGGAGTTACTTTGCCACCATTGCACTGATCTTCCTCATAGCTGGAGTGTATAAATTTGTCACGCGCAGCAGGACTGAAGGTACTGAGGTCCCGACTCAGAGTGTGGATAGCGAGACAGATTCGGCTGGTGATGATCATCCATCCCCCAAAGAGAACAACAATATTTCAAAAGCTTGA
- the ccdc80l1 gene encoding coiled-coil domain-containing protein 80, with amino-acid sequence MKLFESHVVLCVLVWTAHASDFKPLSSVGTHFRKTSKHVERGLAGAQSNSIVSASMDSVAQSEGRVVELNAAPFQADEAADSSRSPVRRVMKGRRPVPGRKPSNVPSPDTSPPVQSPQGPQVTLFRMSNITSSINVLAAFAGRNRVLVISAPHDSDGYYRLMMSLLKPDVYCEMAERHMQQIVIFHQKGEMGGKVRRVSNQGSISEERLDPSLVPKLMNFLKLEEGKFGMVLLRKTLQVEERYPYPVRLEAMYEAIDQTPMRRLEKARQKGFVERCRAAGMEGQVVQSVGPEILGSKPHGSDSQEREKPTPQPTTTTTTTTTSTTTTTTQPTTTSVATTKLPTTVVATTLMTTTTPATTSQPTTLPLTTTTSTTIPTKAEHTDLQTPSHRHKPSLNTSGPTYQPVTNSRHKEHTVTNPSITSALVPKHKDHTYKISPGASSPQARRRKPIKDRIPKEKSTGREKINVHAGKPTPSEPEEHPPTSKAVKTTLPKGKGTGREKTNVHSGKSTTSEPEESPLSKVVKTPPAKAEKKKKPEKPGKKVNTEKKSPKAPKDPETTLRNRNTAKTTSSFEEEDVIAKPTEKPADPRRSLETFLSYFEKRRRLLVITAPTDDNRMYSQQRDEYLEQVCDMALRKISIITVFGPLGNGTMKIEHYQMEQDKPVRGLPDSELINQELITSFRKELGLVYNDFYMVLTDFDMKVKQEYEVPIIMKAVFDYIDTFSSRLKEMELQRKLGIACKKEDKSVSLENFLSRFRWRRRLLIISTPDHEEWAYQQQLYTMTSQACNLGLRHMSVLKLVGKTMDDMGGVLELYPINGSATMDREDLSATLVRDIRNYFQISAEYFSMLLVGKDGNVKSWYPSPMWSMSIIYDLIDSMQLRRQEMVIQQSLGMRCPEDDYGHHDGYHEGYHHGYGY; translated from the exons ATGAAGCTGTTTGAGTCACATGTGGTTCTGTGTGTTCTGGTATGGACAGCACACGCATCAGATTTCAAGCCCTTGTCTTCAGTGGGCACACATTTCAGGAAAACAAGTAAGCACGTAGAGAGAGGCCTCGCAGGAGCACAATCAAACAGTATTGTAAGTGCTTCCATGGACAGTGTTGCACAATCTGAAGGCAGGGTGGTGGAGCTGAACGCAGCACCTTTTCAGGCAGATGAAGCCGCGGATTCTTCTAGATCTCCGGTTAGGAGAGTAATGAAGGGACGCAGACCTGTACCAGGAAGGAAACCCAGCAATGTCCCATCTCCGGACACCAGTCCGCCTGTCCAGAGTCCTCAGGGTCCTCAGGTCACCTTGTTCCGAATGTCCAATATCACCAGCTCCATTAATGTCCTGGCTGCTTTTGCTGGTAGGAACCGCGTGCTGGTAATTTCAGCCCCTCACGATTCAGACGGCTACTACAGGCTGATGATGAGCTTGCTCAAGCCTGACGTTTATTGTGAGATGGCAGAGCGACACATGCAGCAGATCGTCATTTTCCACCAAAAGGGAGAAATGGGAGGCAAGGTGAGACGCGTCAGCAACCAGGGCTCTATCTCAGAGGAGCGGCTGGATCCGAGCTTGGTGCCCAAGCTCATGAACTTTCTGAAACTGGAGGAGGGGAAGTTTGGCATGGTGCTGCTAAGGAAAACGCTGCAGGTGGAAGAGAGATACCCATATCCGGTGAGGCTGGAGGCTATGTACGAAGCAATAGATCAGACACCCATGCGCAGACTGGAGAAGGCCCGGCAGAAAGGCTTTgtggagcgatgccgggctgcAGGAATGGAAGGACAGGTGGTGCAATCTGTTGGGCCAGAGATACTGGGATCCAAGCCACATGGTAGTGATAGTCAGGAGAGGGAAAAGCCTACCCCTCAgcctacaactactactactactactaccaccagcaccaccaccacaaccacacaACCAACAACCACATCTGTGGCTACTACAAAACTCCCAACAACTGTTGTAGCTACCACCCTAATGACAACTACAACTCCTGCCACTACCAGCCAACCCACAACACTGCCTTTAACAACCACTACCTCCACCACTATACCCACAAAAGCAGAGCATACAGACctccaaacaccatcacacagacacaaaccctCACTTAACACATCAGGACCCACCTACCAGCCCGTCACAAACAGCCGCCACAAGGAACACACTGTAACCAACCCCTCTATTACCTCTGCCCTAGTCCCCAAACACAAAGACCACACATATAAAATTTCCCCAGGAGCCTCGTCACCACAGGCCCGTAGACGGAAGCCCATCAAGGACAGAATCCCAAAGGAAAAAagcacagggagagagaaaatcaaTGTACACGCAGGAAAACCTACCCCGAGTGAACCAGAGGAGCACCCTCCCACCTCCAAAGCGGTCAAGACCACACTCCCAAAGGGAAAAGGTACAGGGAGGGAAAAAACCAATGTACACTCAGGAAAATCTACCACCAGTGAACCAGAGGAGAGCCCACTCTCCAAAGTGGTCAAGACCCCACCTGCCaaagcagagaaaaagaaaaaaccagAGAAACCTGGGAAGAAAGTCAACACAGAGAAGAAATCTCCAAAAGCCCCCAAAGACCCAGAGACTACTCTCCGCAATAGGAATACCGCCAAAACAACAAGCAGTTTTGAGGAGGAAGATGTCATTGCAAAACCCACAGAAAAGCCAGCTGACCCCAGGAGGTCACTCGAGACGTTTCTGAGCTATTTCGAGAAACGAAGACGTCTTCTT GTAATCACAGCCCCCACTGATGACAATCGTATGTACAGTCAGCAGAGGGATGAGTATCTGGAGCAGGTGTGTGACATGGCTCTGCGCAAAATCTCCATCATCACCGTCTTTGGTCCCCTCGGCAACGGGACCATGAAGATAGAGCATTACCAGATGG AACAGGACAAGCCTGTGAGAGGCCTGCCAGACAGTGAACTCATCAACCAAGAACTCATCACGTCTTTCCGCAAGGAGCTCGGCCTGGTTTACAACGACTTCTACATGGTGCTGACTGACTTTGACATGAAAGTGAAG CAAGAGTATGAAGTTCCCATCATCATGAAGGCCGTGTTTGACTACATTGACACTTTCTCATCACGCCTCAAAGAGATGGAGCTTCAGAGGAAGCTTGGAATCGCCTGCAAGAAAGAGGACAAATCCGTATCTCTAGAGAAtttcctctcaag GTTTCGCTGGAGGCGGAGGCTACTTATAATCTCCACCCCTGACCATGAAGAGTGGGCCTATCAGCAGCAGCTTTATACAATGACCAGTCAGGCCTGCAATCTGG GCCTGCGTCATATGTCTGTGCTGAAGCTGGTGGGAAAGACCATGGACGATATGGGTGGAGTCCTGGAGCTCTATCCAATCAATG GAAGTGCAACCATGGACCGGGAGGACCTTTCTGCCACTCTGGTGCGTGACATCAGGAACTACTTCCAGATCAGTGCAGAGTACTTCTCCATGCTGCTGGTGGGGAAAGATGGGAACGTGAAATCTTGGTACCCGTCACCCATGTGGTCCATGTCCATTATTTATGacctgatcgactccatgcagCTGCGCAGGCAGGAGATGGTCATCCAGCAGTCCCTTGGCATGCGCTGCCCCGAGGATGACTATGGTCATCATGATGGTTACCATGAGGGCTATCACCATGGTTACGGGTACTAA
- the faimb gene encoding fas apoptotic inhibitory molecule b produces the protein MSKDVVGMWEVSLSDGIYQIEFEHGTTTGRRVVYINGKEVLRRDWMFKLVGKETFPVGGTGTKATLNIEAMSGFAYEYTLEINGKNLQTFLDNRTKLSKTWLLKLDGADCRIVLEKDTMDVWCNGQRMETTGEFADDGTETHFAVRNHKCCIKATSTAKKRKGITHSLFVDGTRIMETSE, from the exons ATGTCAAAAGATGTGGTGGGTATGTGGGAAGTGTCTCTGAGTGATGGGATTTACCAGATTGAGTTTGAACATGGGACTACTACAGGGAGACGTGTTGTTTACATCAATGGGAAG GAAGTCCTCAGAAGGGACTGGATGTTTAAACTTGTGGGCAAGGAAACATTTCCTGTTGGAGGTACAGGCACAAAAGCCACCCTAAATATCGAGGCAATGTCTGGCTTTGCGTATGAGTACACCCTGGAAATCAATGGAAAAAACCTCCAAACGTTTTTGGACAACCGTACCAAACTATCCAAAACCTGGCTACTGAAACTAGATGGTGCTGACTGCAGGATTGTACTCG AGAAGGACACCATGGATGTTTGGTGCAATGGACAAAGGATGGAAACAACG GGGGAGTTTGCAGATGATGGCACTGAGACACACTTTGCAGTGAGGAACCATAAGTGTTGCATCAAAGCTACAAGCACTGcaaagaaaagaaagggaatAACCCACTCTTTATTTGTGGATGGCACAAGGATTATGGAGACCTCAGAATAA